GGTTTTTATAGGGAATCACACGAACCTTAATCAGCTCACCATGGTCACGAAGCCCTGTTTCTTTTCCTTGGAGTTGCATGATAGTCTCTTTATCCACATGCCCTCTGTACAGAAACAGGCTAATTTCTTCATCGCAACCTCCCTAGCCATGAATaaagaaagtgaaaataatAAACTGAATTCGAGAGGccaatttcttcattttcttcaagatGTCATAACATATATTCAGAGTTCTAACCTGACCTCAACCACTTGCAAACCATACATAAATCTGACTCACTCCAGTTGATATTAACCTGGGATCACATGCTCCTAAATCTTAACATCCAATGCTTTTCCTACTCATTTATTTAGGGATTTTTTTGGGTCCGTAAACACTGTTCTTGCTAttacaaaatagaaaacatgCAACTCACTTATTATTCATGATGTAGTTGATGTTACGAATAATAACTTATTTAAACCAGacgattttcttgttctttttgcttctaCTAACTAggtgttttcttttgtatacttgtGTAACTAGgatgccttacgcttttaatgacatttcgattacttatcaaaaataaactTGACATTAGTTTCCCTTATTGAACATGACCTTAAGTGTAtctatcaaaaacaaaagagatggCCTCCTTGGTACTCTTCTCTAGATTGAACACTACTCTATGCACACGCTCTTAAGCAATGATTCCTGGACTTTCTACGCTTGGAATGCCAATAAACTCActtatttttagaattattttacATAATTAACAGTATCCAACCCCCAATCACACTTTTTGTTAGGTAAGTAACCTTCATTGGCACTTTTCTAACAAGTCAATCTTGAAATCCTTGTTTCTATGTGCACTAATTCCTCAAACCCAAACTTGCATCAGAACAATGAACATCACCAACTTACCGGAGAAGGAAAGGCTCTGCATCCAGTGGATGGATCCAGGAAGGCTGTGAGATCAACCATGTCTTCTAGATTTAAGTGTATACCAGTCTCCTCCTCAACCTGTCATAATCAGAAGATTAAAATCATACATTTAAAACTTTGCAAAACTAGTAGATGTGTGACAATATAGATCACTTGATATGCTAGAGATTACAtgcacaggaaaaaaaaaaaggataagatAGATGCACAGACACACATGCACATTATAATACATGTATTCtgtgcaagagagagagagagagagagagcgaccTCTTGAGCTGCAGTGCCAACAAAATCACCCTTGTCATCATCCAACATTCCAGCAGGCAATTCCAAAATAAGCCTCCCAATAGGGACCCTAACCTTATACATGTAAGAACTTCCAATAAGGTCTGGGTTGAGTAGCAGTGTAGTGCTCATCTCAGACcaatttctaatatatataataatatttatgttttcaataaattttagGTAAGGCTTCATAAAGAATAGTGTacaacaggaaaaaaaaaaaaaaaaaaaaaaaaaaaaaaaaaaaaaaaaaaaaaaaaaaaaaaaaaaaaaaaaaaaaaaagaacaaaacaaaacaaaacaagaaacaacCTGTTCAGTAAGAACAGCATAAGTCTCACCGTCTGACTCTGACTCCAAGAGGATCAGTATGGCTACAGCCGGTCCTCGTGCAAATACAATACCTGGAACCTAAGtgcatttttatttcaaaacagAAAGAGAGGACGAAGCATTAGATGCACAGTATGAAAATTGCTACAAAAGATGAGATATATATTTCCCAAGGCACGGCATATGAGCATCACTGAGGCCATTCTGTTAGACACTAGGTAGTGATAAAACAAGGGGCACAAAAAACTCGAAATGAACATAGATGAATATAACTTAAATAAATGAACCCAATTAATTTAGATTCAGAACAGTACATGGAGATGATTAAATACCTTTTTTCCAGTTTCCTTATCAAAAATGTCTGCTTTGAACTTGAGAAACCCGATGCGCTCTCCAAACATATCTACTCCCTGgtaccaacaaaaaaatattagaaaatacaTTATACAGTCTCCAATATGACTGTTATAacaataagaataaaataatgatgGAAATCGCAATCTCAGTGACTTATCTAATGCATCAAAAGATAATAACAAATCTCTAGTGATGATTCAGTAGAAGTTAATACTGGAATGTTACAAATTAGGATTCACATATACATACATTCCTACATACCTATCTGTGTATGAATCTGTATGAGGATTACTACCTGGATAAGTACACGTTTCAGAGACATGGCATTGTCAGCTAAAATTCCAGTTTCACTCTGCAAGTTCCTTAACCACTGCTTGAACAAGGAGGAATTAATAGCAGTCCTGCAAAACCAGGTACCATCAAAGTAAGACCAAAAGGCCAATCATGAATTAAGGTTCTGTTTGTTGGTACTTATGTGAAAAGTGATTTTGAGTCCCAAAAagcaattttggaaaaattgtcAAATTGGCACTTCCTCAAAAACTAGTTTTGTCATCCAAAGTATTtgaatatcaattaaattaaatgattaaattcatttttttcatgttaatttaaactttttggataattgatgatttaaaataatatcaaagcaGAAAATGTCCCAtttaagttaaatatttcacgtgccAGCTACTTAAAATGGAAAATCTACACCCCCACACAAGCACAAAATTTTTCTCGTTTGGGATAACCAGTCATTTTGCACAAATCACTTCTGCTAATAGGTACCAAAGACTCACTAAATCAGACAAATGAGCCAAATTCCAAGTTCATCCTTCGAAAGTTATCAGTATTCTCTCCCAACAACAGCCAGTCCAAAGAAAAGCACTACACAAACCATTTTCACGGAAAATGATTCCACTAACATTTTCCCAGAaagtatatttttgtttttggaaactTAGTAATAAAACAAAGCTTCAAGACACAGCTTATCATATCTATTGCAGCTAGTTTCCCCTAAAAGTTGTTCAAAACCGAAACAAGAATTAAGTTTTATGTTGGAAAGGCATCATGAACGTGAATGGTTAGTATAACACAATTGGGTCGAAAACCATTATCTTAACCTttcttttgagttgagttgagggTGTTCCAATACGTTACATCATGGGTTTTGCCGAAAAGATTATAGTTAATCTTCCCAAcagaaacaaacagagccttacCAAATTTTTCATAGTGTTCTAAGAAAATATTATTCGATCTGCAATAAGTAATTAtggaacaaaaagaagaagaagtgtaACTCGCCTGAACTCGGACTCGGAGATGCCAGGCGCGGCGACGATCTGGACGGGTTCAGCGAGTTGAATCGGGAGGGTGATGGAGTGAGTCAGTGGCGACGACTCGGCGGACATTTGGCAAGAGAGGGGTCTCCACCGGTGAGTGTGAATTAGAGTGAGGGTTGAGGAAAGGGAAAGTCTTTTGGAGAGCGTGTGCAGAGGCATCGACGCTTGAAGAACATGCGTCATTTTGCGTGAGTTGGGAGCGCTTTGCGTGCACGTGGATTGCTGTGTTTTGTTGGACCTGTTGGGGGATGTTTGGCCTTTGGAGGAAGGGGAGACTGCGGAGATAATCTTTGAGTTATTGGAAGGCTCGCCCCATTTTATTAgtagaaagagaaatgctatacaaaTTCTTAGCCCAATGGTTTGTGGAATGAGTATTCCAAATGCTATACAAATTATTGGAAATAGAAgttggaataaaataattattctaattttttagtttactaACAACACATTTCATAATTAGAATTGAGCAAATTACCAAAAAGTCTATGATTTCtaatctttccaaaaaaaaaaaaaggttgaaggtGTGGTGACCGCGCCACCCCTAGAGCCTAGAGGGCCTTGCCGGTCTACCATGAGGTTTTAGGGGTACGGAAAAGCGattaataaccactaactgcttaccctcatatataataatataaatatatattttatatttcatattaaaagtataacattaaaacaacgttgtttggtagttttggtgttaaacactaaaacggtgtcgttttaatgttatattagTGATAGGGTTTTATCATATTCATTATTTTCGGGAACACTTTGacctaaaattatttaaataagcccaaaaaataggcacAATGAAGGTCCAAAACACCTTAAAAATCTCAAAAgcctatataaaaaaaagtgattatAAAACCGCtggttattggtttgaataaccactaaccgcctaagcgaagctgttgcggttattaaattcaataaccGCTTCTACACTCCTAATGATTGGATATTTCGCAGTTTGATGTAATTTTCTCGAGTCATGAAATAATATTACTAGGCCGATCTGACCCTATATGGGTCCGCATCCCAAAGGGGTTGCATGGCACAAGCTTTAGGAAGGTAAAATATTCCACCCATATATCTGTtgtaatacataataatattgTAATAATGAATTGTTGATATGTAAAGGAAGTCCATGGAACAGGATCCTTTTCAATTCATttaaactggataatatccagttaattatattggaggggtatttttgttcccttaaaaagtgaaaaacaaaaacaaaaacaaaaaacaaaaataaaaatacccctccaataTAATTACCGGATATTATCCATGTGCCATTAAATGCAAACTATATATCCCTATCATAAGAGGAGAATGATGATTTCATACGATGTGGCATTAAGTAACAAGGATGATTGGATGTTCCACAGTTTGATGTAATTATTTCGCAATCGTGAAATAATATTACTAGGCCAATCTGACCGTAATAATGAACTATTGGTATGGTTAGGTATTTAtcaaatgacagaaatttcctctaaactggtttgaaagaaatttcctcaAACCTACTTCAATATATGCCgagtgtcatctctcacatattttatttaatatttttaacatacATTTGTCGCCATTTTACTAACCTATgaacctaaacattaatttttgagaaactcaaaGAATTGAATGACAATTATCACTTAATAAAATAGGTTAtagaaaatttcattcaaactaGATATTTCCTAATAGTTACAGCCATGTAACTCATTTATCATGTGCGAGTGAAAATTGCCGGCCAAGCAGGTAGAAACCCTATTAATAATCAGAAggcacccatatatatatatatatattggtatttTAAGCTTCTCATGTTGATGATAGCATGAAACTAATCATACaattttatcataaaataattactattgaaaattacttacaaaaatacTCAACTCCCATCATATACTCTATTGGAAGtgcaaataaaaatgcaaagtcAAATAAAGCATGCAAGAGGGTTGTACATGTTtccttctaattaattatagcATTTCGGTCTAgctttcttttactttaattaGCTTAGTAAATTATGCATGTCTTAGAAGTCAAAAGAATATTGATTAGGCGGCAACCTTATTAGACTTtgtcatttttagttttagctCTAAAGTGGTAGCCACCTTTTGTTGGGAATAAGTTTACAAACTAATACCCAAATACACGAACACtcaaaaagaacagaaagaacaaaagacaaGATTGAATTACAATACTttaatattgaagagaaaatatCAAGCTTCCCACTTGCGTCTTCTTGTTAATTGCTTACTTAATCTAACGTACATAATATCCTTATATAAGGATTTCTTACATGTGAACACATATATTACTAACTtacaaaaatcaataaaagcAACTCATTAAGTTGCTacatattgaataaaaatttcgTATACATTACCTTAacttttagagagagaagctccTCCTTCTCTCTAAAAGAAGCTTTCCACCTCCTTGTGAGGTTCACCTTCCACCTTGTGTGGCTGCCtgagggaggagggatggaaTTTTCTCCCTTCCTCCTCCCTCCCACCCTTgttctccttcattttcttctctttttctcttgttatccccttttgttctctcttttgtttccaGTCTCTTTTTCCCCTTCACAGCAGCTCCCATCACTCCTCCACCATCACCGTTCATCACAGTTCCATCTCCGCCACAGATCGGCCGAGCCCAACCTCCACCTACCATCCATCAGCCTCCGCAGCCCCCAAACTGGTGTTTCTAGAtttggttttttcaaaaaaacccGATCTATCAACATCAGGTCGCTCCTCCATCACACGTGCCTCCCCACCATGCTCTACAGCCTCTCAGCTTCCCAACGCAACCATCTGCACCTCCGTCCGGCCAACACTCGCCGGAGCGTGAGCCACACGCGCCCGAGAGTAGATCTTACTCGCGGACGCGTGGTACACACGCTCCGAAGCGTGGCTCCTCCGCTCTGCCCTTCGCCCGCCTACCTCCGCTCGTTCCGGTGTTTGGTGGTTTTTTGCTCCCTTGCCGCTGCTGCTGAGgggtttttgctttctttcttgtattttgctttgctttgtgttttgtatttatgtttgttgtgttttgttgtttttttctggGTATTTATCTCCTCGAGCTACTcttgtttgatatttttgtggAGATTGCTTCATCAACCGGAGATCGGTTCTCCCCTGCTGCAGATTCAGATGGGAATTCAGTGCCTCTCCTTCAACGGCCTCCTTTTGGAGGGTGTTGTTGCTTCAAAGCTAGTCAGATCTTTGGCTTGCTTAAAACACCACTTTGATGGTGCCATTTCTTGGTCTGTTGACCAAGATCCAGAGGACCGGGccattttttggcccatttcctatttgtttgtattttctgcattgttttgctgttttgggtttgttgttggggagcccaaCCCCTTTTCGGTTTTTTGAGTTATGTACCCTTTCCtcatttgcttagaaaaaaaaaaaaaaaaaaaaaaaagttgctacatattaaagcctaaaatagATGCGCCTAACTTGcttattaaaaatcaataaaagttGCTCTAACAATTATAGCACTTAATACTATGGTTACAAAGTTTACAAATGTGGCTAGCACTCAAGagctaaaactaaaaatcataAGGTTGCCGCGCCtaacaaatattcttttgacTTCTAAGACATACATAATTTACTAAACTAATTAATGTAAAAGAAAGCTGCGCCTAAATGCTAGAATTAATTAGAAAGAAATGTATACAACCTTCTTCCATGCTTTCTTTGACTTCGCATTTTTATTTGCACTTCCAACACCTTTGTGGACTTTGTAACCATAGTATTAAGTGCTATAATTGTTATAGCAACTTTTATTAACTTTTGTAAGTTAGTAATGTATGTGTTCACATGTAAGAAGTCCTTATATAAGGATATTATGTACGTTAGATTAAGTAAGCAATTAACAAGCAAAAATGCGGAAGCTTGatatttctcttcaatattaaagtattatttttattttgtcttttattctttctattttttgagtGTCCGTGTATTTGGGTATTGGTTTGTAAACTTAATCCCAACACACTCCTGTGCAACTAACTAGATTGATGTTGCACTGCCcataaactattaatttttttttttttgtcattttttaaataaaaggtTGATCCAATAGATTATGCCATAGCCACATCAACCCAAGTATATAAGAGTGGGATGAGAATTcaatttgtagcattactctttaaacATATCATGGTTGGGACTTGTGAGTGAGGGCAGAACTACGTAGGTTGAAGCTTGACGGGCTACTGGCACTGCCATCGCAAGCTTTAACGTGGTCCCACAAAATTTCAGAAATACACCTtaatttcatgtttttattttttataaatgaaatagaccttccaaaaataatttttattcaccGAAAAGTGTTCTTCTTAGTTCGTTGGCCCAACACCTAGTATTCTACTTTCACCCCTAGTCATAAGCCTAATGACGTTATTTGAACGTATCATCATACTTTTCATGATAACTACATATAGAGAAACTTAAGAGGCACTACCATCACAATTAATCATCCTCACGTGAATCATATTGGGCAATGAGTGATTCTACAGGTGTTCATAGCGTCTCTTTTGTGTCTTCCAAAATTGttgagttttaaaattattattgaatttataacaaattattattgaattttgtatATACTAGTGATTTATATTCTCTCAAGTATAGAGAGTAATATTGGAATACCAATGGTTGGCCAAGTAGACGGAGTGGAGTGAACGGAGTGAAGCGACGTTCACAGTATGggtattttgggatttttcaaaataagtcCGTACAATTAagattttcctatatatatgttatgttctaaccctaaatcattaatagtaaaatatatgttatgttctaaccctgaatcattaatagtaaaatatagctaCACTCTTTGTGGACGTAAGCACCTTGCCGAACCAtgtaaatttgttttaaaaattacatcattttctaggacaaaaaaaaagaaagaaaaaaagacatttaGCATAACTCTTTCAAGATAccttaaatttacaaaaaaaaaaaaaaaaaaaaaacatttcttgtTGGCCTCATGACTAGGAAAACCGACTTTGTAGTTAGtactaaacaattttttctctttactttttcttatttttatatttgttcttatttgtaGTCAGTCCTAAACTACAGGGCattgtttttatatttgttcttttttgtcatTAATTTTCCCTATATTGGCTAAACTTTTCAATGGTAATTGGagtttattaattatttgaagttgAGGGATCCTTGGTGTACCATTTGTCTCTGTCATTttcatagtatatatatataggggattTGAGGATTGGTGTACCGTTTGAAGGTGCATaggatgatcacactattataAATGTGGTCATACCCACACTAGATTGTATAATATATACACGAAGGTAATGTAACTTTCAGTGGAGGTAACCGGTAAAGAGACATAACTCTTGGTTAAGAGTTAAGTTgtgactctataaatagagtcctagGATAACACAAACACTGTCTCAATATTACGTACGTTGGTTTTGTTACGTACATAATGTGTGTTCAAGTTCTCTTGATCTCCACAGGATTTCCACCTTAACGGGAGAAATCCTTCCTGAGATTAATTATTCAAGATCCTACGATCCTACGATCCTTCAGACCAGGCGCTTTCTTTGATTGATTGTaacaaaatcaattaataaaCCATTATCCAATTTGCGCACCGATCCAGTGCCTTCTTCCTCG
This genomic interval from Corylus avellana chromosome ca3, CavTom2PMs-1.0 contains the following:
- the LOC132173607 gene encoding nudix hydrolase 14, chloroplastic isoform X1 → MTHVLQASMPLHTLSKRLSLSSTLTLIHTHRWRPLSCQMSAESSPLTHSITLPIQLAEPVQIVAAPGISESEFRTAINSSLFKQWLRNLQSETGILADNAMSLKRVLIQGVDMFGERIGFLKFKADIFDKETGKKVPGIVFARGPAVAILILLESESDGETYAVLTEQVRVPIGRLILELPAGMLDDDKGDFVGTAAQEVEEETGIHLNLEDMVDLTAFLDPSTGCRAFPSPGGCDEEISLFLYRGHVDKETIMQLQGKETGLRDHGELIKVRVIPYKNLWRMTADSKVLMAITLYEMAKREGLLPQ